Genomic DNA from Manihot esculenta cultivar AM560-2 chromosome 15, M.esculenta_v8, whole genome shotgun sequence:
ttggtccaaacctcctgaaaCAACATCaattaatgcaatgcgccatattcgtgaactaatgcaatcaaccctattacatataaacatgatgcatgagcatgctttaggcatttgattttattaaaataaaagattaagttagttctactcacctctggcagacgctgaactgactctgcaactgctaacactgatggcctcctcgatccctcgggtccgatcctacacaggtggactcgaatgagatgccaaacacactctaaacaactcataaacaactccccaaaaaccctctaaaacatcacttaaacatgcatagaaaacaaccttgaaaaggctggacagggcactttcggcggcaccttcggcggccgaaccctccctccagagacgaaactcgggcactttcggcggcaccttcggcggccgaaagtcccactccagagacgaaagtcaggcactttcggcggccgaatccttccttcggcgaccgaaagtctgctttcaagccaaaactcaactttcgggggcaaggttaggcggccaaaccatgcatccaaaggcaggttcggcggccgaaaccaccttcggcggccgaacctgagttcttcccagaagggcagaactcagcttctcatgcattcaagcctcccaaaccttccaaacaccccaaaacaagcacacaactataccaaaacatgcataaaccttaaaccatgcacaaaggagcttaacaacttgattaaactccaaaacacacatcaaaacatacatagatagcttatgacccacataggccaaaaccatcaaaacaacccataatctcacatactctctccccatcatgcatactcactcccacaagtataaactagcttaaaacttcttcataacatcacataaacacacatgagcatcacataacatacattgggcataaaacccacataaatcctaacatgcatatctacccataatctaccattaaaaccttcataaaactttataaaaacactagggaagcaaagatctacacttacctcttgaagatcgagggtggtgtgatccctaactcggaggtgtggagaatccaagctccaaaagctccaagctcccaaaacttgatctaagcttgaaaattcttcaaaaccaccatggaactcatgaaaacatgaaggagatgaagaaaaaacatgaaaactgccaagggaggacaaaaactcacctgagctcgagaatggggagaaaactctcccatttccgatctgagggctctttataggtggcctagtcgaagaccttcggcggcctaacgtgccccctaaactcatgcatgttcggcggccgaacttgactttcggcggccaaaccttggctcgttcaaacaagactttcggaggcccaaaagcactcccgaagcctttccatgttcggcggccgaacttcactttcggcggcagaacctggcaaacgcctccttggtctttttcttttcaaaactcaattcttttccatttaaaaccatgaaatcagtaaaaaccttttagaaaacacattttacccctctagaagcctctggcatcttcagaaattccagattccaacggagattccgccggaaggtagggattccgatgccggaatctagccgggtattacattatagGTGACGGATACGCGGAGCAACGGACCCTAAACGTCTGGGATTGTATCTGCGTGACACTGAAGGGTATTAAATGGACATCTGACGATGGAAAATGAGGCAATACGTCTATACATATGACACTATGCAGAAATAACAGAGTATAAGGGTTAGGGATGTCAGGCGGGCGGGTTTTCACAGGTACCCGATCcgcccaaaccctattaggacggatttggctttttacaaaacggatttgggcgggttcaagtttgaaaaattttacccgtctcggattcgggtagggttcgggattaggtgatcggatacccgttaccTGAACCCGATTAGCtatactaacaaaactaaccctaatccctcattccatttttcattttactatactgctctctctctctccgtcggcgcctctctcccccGCTTCCCTTCCCTCTCTTCCCACTTCATTGACGACTGCCGGCAGCCCAAtcggcaccggcgacgtctccCTTCTCTCCCCAgcgacgataaatcttctctctctccagtcagcgatatctccttctctctccagtCGGTGACATCTCCCACAGTCCCACTTTCCAATCTAACGCCTCTCTcctccacttcactgacgagtgTCGGCAGCCCAGTTggcaccggcgacgtctcctttctctccccagtcgacgATAAATCTTTTCTCTCCAGTGGCGACATCTCCCACTTCCTAgtcggagacaactcttccctctcctCGGTCGGcatcggcgacatctccttctctcttcCGACTACCCTTGCCTCTCCCCAATCGGcatcggcgacatctcctttgACTGGAACTCTCTTCAGGTTTGCTATTTTATTACTGTAACactgttgatttttagaatttatggctATTAATCTGATGTATGGACTAaaagttgctattaaagatttttagaatttatggactattaatttgattatttggatactgttaaaaaatctaattatttgctatttaattACTGTAACACTAaaagttgctattaaagatttttagaacttatggactattaatctgattatcTGATTATTAATATGATTATTTGCTATTTGGTCACTCTTAATCTGATAATCAAGATCTTTTTAGTTActgttaaattatattaatactaTCAGATCCCATGCTGTTTAAGAAAAATATGTGTTAATTTACCAGAATGATATTTGATGTAGTGAAGAGATTATAAAGTCTAAGTACCATCTATGTAATCCACCTGGTTCGTGTCATTGAGCATTTCTCCAATGTTTCTACTGCTAGGTTGTGCATATCTTATGGATAGTTTTAGTGAAAATTATTGCAAGTTCTCATACTTGATTTATAATCTATGTTTTAACTGTTGGTAGTTTATTTGTGAgttaaattattgatattattattcTCTGTGATGAGTATGAGTGTGTTGACTTAAGTAGAGGTATCTTTGAGCAAATCTTTAGAATTAACTAGGTGAACTGGAGTAGTTATTTTTGTTTGTGGTTATGTATTgacttaaataaatttatttgttgattaagTTACTATATGTTATTTGTTCTTATGGTTATGTATTGTTTGCTAATACATGTTATTGTTCTCCATATTTAGGATATTTAAAATGTCAACATTTAATAGTTCCGAAGATGTAGTGAGTTGCAAAGCTACTACTGTTTCTCAACATTCTTCAACTACTCAGCCCGTTAGTAGTTCCACCCATTCTCAATTGGAGCCATCGACACCAATCAATCCCTCTCATTCATTGCCAGCCACTACAAATCCAACTGGAAGTCTTCCTCCAATTAGCAAtttggaaaagaaaaggaagttgACATCAACTGTTTGGGATCATTTTGAAAAAGTCCATCATAGTGGAAATGATTGGGCAATTTGTAATCATTGTAAGACAAGTCTCAAAGCTAATAGCAAAAATGGGACTAAGTCTTTGCACAATCATATAGACGTAGACTCCATGAAGATACTTTGGAAGCATTGATGTGCTCACAAAATTGGTTATGGTCAGAAATTGAAGGTAATTACAACAATaaactcttatttttattttattttattttaatgtaaagctgataaatgttaataattttttctatattacTATGTAGCTGGTTGTTCAAATGAGAGTATATCTTGTTTATGGGATGCTGAGGATGATGTGAATTAAATCATGCATTTCACAATTTTAATATgtaagtttgatttttattttttttattccattattttttatgaCAACGTGTATTATTTTGTAACTGTAATATTCTAATTTTTCtgtatttgtttttttaaaacttttcaagcaATTTGATATTGGAGATTAAAATGGCcaattgaatatattttatgttCAATTAATGCAGTTTAATGAACTTTTGGAACATTTcatttgtttaaaattttatgttggatagataattgattaatagttgtattatgatgaatttgtaatatatttattttattttagtatatttaaattttctaattcaagtttgttatttgggttataatatccaaatctttaaattttttatcattgaattgaattaaaaaaaaatcaggtTCGGTTGGGTTTGAGTATTATGCGGATATTGTTAAACGGATTTAAAACAGGTACgggtaataaaattaaaatattaaacggatttgaaataaattcgaaaattttatatataatcggaTTCGAATTTGGGTACTCTCAatttcgcgggtaccctacccgtaaGCATCCCTAATAAGATTATAGGACGACGGTTATATGCcgtaaaaagataaaaaaggaaaaggataAAGAGAGGGAGAAGGAGTCAACAAAATTTACACACACATACCCTAATCCTACATTTTAGTAGATCCCAGATTATGAGTTTCTATAACCCTTCTTTTGTTTTTAGTTCATGGAACATATAAAATACAATAGATTTTGTATTGgtgaaaaaaataagaaaattgtgatttttttcaattaattatatatatatgtatagttACTTTgccttttatattattaaaaagttaataatactTAAATCTTTTTAAATGTTATGGTATATTTGGCAGCAGTTGAAATTTCCTCCTTGAAATGGGCCTCTGTTAATAGCGAGCTCACGACTCTCTCCCATGAGCTTGAAGTTCAAATATGTGACTTTCACAAAATTGGGGTGTGAAAAGGTTGTAATGGAAAACGGCGTCGTGGCAGTGTGAGCTATGCTATAGCGCCGAACTGAAACATGAGATACGGAAAGAGCTAGTTGATTCTAGAAGTTCACGAGGCAGGTTTTAGAAATGGCTTTTTAAAGATAGCCAAGCACTAGAGACAAAGAGCCCGAGGGAAAGATGAATTACAGACCACAAACTCAAACAATGGTCGAGATTTAGATACCCAATGAGAACCCAACTCTCTTAAATAACAACTATTGatcttaattattataaaaattgcaCCCACTTTTGGCTTCTTCTCCTATGTTTTTGACACATACACACACTCATTTGCCATTATTCTTCAGAACGGATCCGGggtttcattttaaatttgattacaACTGGCAGCTTTGGTGGTTTAATTGAAATGAAAAAGCAAAATTCGACCCAGAAGTGGTCACCCTCGGCCTCAGAAACATGTGATTTTCCGTTAGTGatctgaatttttttaaaaaaatatatatatttgcttCCAAATGATAAAAACTAAGATATGGTCAGAAACCCAAAAAACTAACCCATAAATGTGAATGCAATTCCCTTTTCGAACTACCAAAAGTTGGTAGCAGAAACTGCCCACAGTTTTTGTAACATTATTTGAGTTCATGTCTCTTATATTAATGGCTTCTTGCTAAACCATTCCCAGTTTCCAACAAAAGCTTCATTTCCTTCAGCCTCCAACTAACCAATCTTTCCTTTCTGCAAGACATGAAATCCTCTGTTTCTTCTCCACCCATCATTCTTCTTtgtattcttcttctttctacTTCCCTACCCCTGCTCCAATCTTCTGATCTCATACAGCAAATATGCAAGAAAACACCCTTTTATGACCTCTGCGTCTCCTCTCTCACCCCTCAGAACCCCATCACAGATGTCAAAGCTCTGGCCTCTACAATCACTACTCTTGTTCTCTCCAATGCAACTGATACCTTGAGCTATATCCAAGAGCTTATCAAGCAAGGAGCAGATACCCAGCTGCAGAAACCTTTGGCCAATTGTGCTGAATTGTATATTCCAGTTGTTAAGTATAATCTTCCTCAAGCCATCGATGCTTTGCTAAGAGGTCAGTTTGGATTCACCAGCTACTTATTATCGGATGCAGGCAAACAAGCTAAGGACTGTGAAAAGAACTTCTCTGGCTCAGATCAGTCCCCCTTAACAGAAAGGAACAAGCTCGTCAGCAATCTCTGTGACGTTGCTGTGGCCATTCTGAAGTTATTGCAGAAGGGTTGATTCttgtattttgttattttgcaGGACtttataagtaattaattaaactaCATCTTCTCCATGCCTCTGCCTAAGATGTTGTACTTGGAGCAGTAGTTTCAAACAATTTCGCATCTTTAAGGTTTATTATCTTCTCAACTTAGCATATTCTTGTAATTGGATTCCAGAAGTGCATTTTTACTGCTAAGAATTTAAGACTCTGTTTATTTGAACTTTGTTCTTTTTCATAGTAATGTTAAACTCTCTATATGGCATTGGATCAACATGGGCATTAGGAGTACAGGCTAGCTCTGCTTTGCAAGCCTTGGTACCCaacaaagggaaaaagaaaaatcaagtaCAGGGGCTAGACAGAGGAGGAATTATGTCCATGGAGCCAAGTTCAGGTTTTgaaaagagagaagtggcaaaaatagaaaataaagctGGCCACAAATAAAATATAGTTCAatattgataataaataaataaataaaacgggCAGAAGTGATGGATTTCTTGGGCAACAGTACAATAAATAAGTacgaacatatatatatatattatacataAAGCTATGAAAATTCGTATTATGGTATAAGCAAATAGCAGTAGCATAGGCATCATCCCTCCAAGACTATCATGGATAAAGCAGTTTCATGTCTCTTTCACCTTTCTAGTTGATGCTATTCCGTTAGCCATCTCCTTTATCTTTAAGCCATAGCCATCTAATGTCATACGCCAATTACAAACACAGCTTTGGAATTTATGATGTTTAGTCATTTGTTTCACTTAAATCAGCAGCACGTTACTTTTCGGACAAAGTGTCAGCATCTACACTGATGGAAAGCCATAAACCAGATAATTAAGCAAGGGAGTAAATTACAGACAAATGACGCAAGCTTTTTTCTGCTTTTGACCTATATGCATTATACTCAAAACTAGCATTGAATACTAGCAGAAAACTAAACTATTACGATGTAACAGTAGCCATCATCAATTGATTGCTAATACTTGATCAGGTTCTTCCGTGTTATTTGGTTAAGGCTacgtttttattttgttcgaCAACAAAAATTCCCGGATTATTCTACTGATTCGATTATCGGCCATCAGCTTCATAAACTTATATACAGCAAAAGATTCAGTCCACATGGAATTTTTTAATCTTAGAACTTCAAGGAATGGTAAGAACAAAAGCaccaaaataaataagaaaataccAAGGTGTCCTTCATAATTCAGATTCGATTCATCTTCGGTTGTAAATATCAGAAGAATCTGGAAGCTTGCTGCAGACAAGGGAGTTGTCTCCCCCACAGCAATTAAGCCAACAACCAATGTGCTACTACATGTGAAAATATCTCTTTAATCAACAATTGAACATGCTTATTAAAGAGGGCAAAAGCTGGCTTGATGAACCCCATTGCCACATGCCGCTCTACTGTGTTCCAATTATATGTACATATACACGTGCGAGCGCACAAGcagaactaaaaataaaaacaatgcCAAGTTGGGCAAAAGAGGATCATAAGCCATTGGTCACCAAAAGGCAACAGCAACCCAAAAGTTTTAAGAAGAAGACATAACCATGACATCTACTATGTGAACCGCAACAAATATTGTGACATACTTGATTGATTATCCTAATCTAATCGAACCAACCACTAACAATCTCCGCTCCAAAATCGGACAACACATGCATACAAATATGCAGCTGGTAAAAAGCATTTCATATATCCGTAGAACCCAGTAAATCTCAAGTTCAACacacataaaataattaaatatgcaaATCACTTATTCCACCAAACTACTTGGTAAATAACTCCATTCTGAATTTCATTTTATGAGCAACTTGCATAACCACACATTGATTGTATCACTTAGCTGGCTTAGTTGCAGAGGAGGCAACTTCTGTGTACAAAAGCAGCATGGCCTATAAACCTGGCGCCCATTTCCTTTACAATCCACTAAGAAACTCATTTGCTAATTTACCTCACTCCCCACTTTAAAAGATTTTACATAGCGGACATAAATTACCCACCAAACTTCAATTTCAGAGGGCTGCTGACACAAAAAGTTAAAATCATATAATGCTTGCATGAGAACTGCAATGGACTGGTAATATTCTTTCTCAAATGGAAGCTTGCCTATATAACATCAAGATCTCACCGTTTTATCCCACAGCACTTCATAGATTTACGGGAGGATCAAAACCAGCTATTGGCTTTATGTAACTGCaaaatatcatataaaataCTGAGTTATTTACCAATGAATGTAATATACAATGCAAACTAAAGGGTAAGATATCATAGGCACAGAAGGTAGTTCTCCAGTTAATATGAATAGTAACATACTTGGGAGACTCAGAAGCATGTTCATTTGGAACACTTGCAGATGGATTCCCAAAGTGCTGAACTGCAATCAAACTACTCTCAGGTGTTTCTGATCCTCGTACACTTACAGGTGTAACCCTTGATGACGTTGCTGCAAAAGCAAATTCCAACAATATATGGAGAAAAGTTATcagatataaatatatttttaaaaaatcatttaaagaaTTCGGATCCTGAGAACCAATTGAGATCTCTAGCAAGGACCGGAAGccaaacaaattaaataatcatTTAGAATTGTTAAAAGGAATTCAcataaaagggaaaaaaatatatattgaaatAGAGTCAGGATTTCAAAATCTTTTTTTCTGGGCAGTGGAATGAAACAaaaaggtcaaaacaattaaaagaaaacagGAAAAAAGATGAGTGAGACTGTACTACTGCAATAGAATAATCCAAAAGATATCCTGCATATAGGTTAATCAGAGGCAACACTTAAATGGCATGAGACTTGGAAGTTTCAGCTGGACATTGAAAGGAGGTTAAATTTGTTAACCAGCCAAGCTAACAACATCAATGCTAAAACATTGATGACTTGATATAAAAAGAAAAGCTTCAAGAATTACCTTGAAATATTATCACTATACAGAAGAGAATTGTGAACACCATTGCAAACACATAGCTATTTGATGATGATGCTTTTGCTGCTTTCATTTTCTTCATGGCTTTCATTTGCTCAGCCCTTGCGCGCTTCAGCATAGCAAGTTCCATAATCTCCTTGATCAACTTCTGGTCAGCAGCATCCAGTGATGGACCTTTTGGAGGCCTAGGAGGTTTGGAAGCCTTCTTATTGCTCATCTTTTTACGCTTCTCCTTTACCACTTTCTTCCCTACATGACCAACGGTTCTTTCTCCATCTAATTTTACTTGCTCCCCAATAACCCCATTTGAATTTGGTCCATCAGGGCATAGATTTAACCCGTTTTCACCCTTCATTGTGCCATCAACAAAAATGCCACAAATCTTAGCAAGCAACTCCTTCGCTTGTTTTCTTACACCAGAAACAGTCTCTTTACTTTGATCTTCCTCACTAGCTCTCGCTCCATTTTCAAGATCAACCTCAAAATCCCTGTCTTTTAGAATTATATGATCCATTTCTAGCTGTCACGCCCACTCTGATTTTTAACTACTCGCTGCTCATCAAATGACTACCGCCCCTATATACAcaaactatttaaataattcaatCCTCAGAGTCAACCCATTTCAGGAAATTGAAAATTTACAAGACAAGTTATATCTTACGGCGAacattaacaataaaaatatccAACTTCATTAAGTAGACAACACTTTCCAGTTTTAACTTGCAATAGAGCTTATCAATCTTCAATACTCGCAAAAGTAACTTATTTTTCACGTCTGTGTTGCCTTCCCATAAATAATCAACCAGAGATTAGCAACAAATCCCCATAGAGCAAATCTCCAAATACAACCCCGGGATTGACAAACCCtgcatttgattaataaaaatacaaagtcAATCACACCAATGTAAAATGTGAAATAAGTTGCATTGCTTTTAAAAAAGGTGAACCCAGAACGCAGCTTTGACATTAGAATCAGGAACCCTTACAAATAAGGCAAGGAACGAAATTTAAGGCTTACAAAAtcaacaggaaaaaaaaaagaaacacaatCAAATAAACCCGCAAGAAGCAGATTG
This window encodes:
- the LOC110602376 gene encoding cell wall / vacuolar inhibitor of fructosidase 1, giving the protein MKSSVSSPPIILLCILLLSTSLPLLQSSDLIQQICKKTPFYDLCVSSLTPQNPITDVKALASTITTLVLSNATDTLSYIQELIKQGADTQLQKPLANCAELYIPVVKYNLPQAIDALLRGQFGFTSYLLSDAGKQAKDCEKNFSGSDQSPLTERNKLVSNLCDVAVAILKLLQKG
- the LOC110602375 gene encoding uncharacterized protein LOC110602375, with product MDHIILKDRDFEVDLENGARASEEDQSKETVSGVRKQAKELLAKICGIFVDGTMKGENGLNLCPDGPNSNGVIGEQVKLDGERTVGHVGKKVVKEKRKKMSNKKASKPPRPPKGPSLDAADQKLIKEIMELAMLKRARAEQMKAMKKMKAAKASSSNSYVFAMVFTILFCIVIIFQATSSRVTPVSVRGSETPESSLIAVQHFGNPSASVPNEHASESPNYIKPIAGFDPPVNL